The sequence ACATTTCCCATTTAATATAAACAATGTCGAAAGACAACAGACAAACTTTTTCATAAAAAAGATGGCTGTCTAATCTCCCAATGCAGCAGCCATCGGATGTTTGAAAAACATTTTTCCCCCTCATAAAGAGAGCCGGTATATACGAACTTCAACCCCATTGTCAGTCCGTATATCCTGGCTCTCTTATTTAATCTGCTATATATTCTTTCAGCTTTTTCTCGCTGTCTAATCTGCATGCAACAATAGTAGACATTATCATGTATTTTACCACGCCTTTTGCAATATGCTCCTCGTAACGGCATTTCATATCGACAGGATATCCCGATACAAGAAAATGAATCTGGTACTTATCCTGATTTCTTGATATAAATGCACTTACATACAGCCCATTAAGCACTGCCGTAACTATTTCATCATCAGTAACAGGAATGTTTATCTTATAACCTGGTGATGAAAATGAGACTGCTTCGTCTCTGTTATGGAATCTTCCGTCCGCAATCTCTGCTATTGAATATCCGCCAACATGATTCATCATTGCACCAAGCACTGGCATTTCAAGGTCATTCTCAATTATATAATTGTAACAATCTGTTGGAGTATTAAACATTTTCCTTCTCCATCTCTTCATTAATAGTGTCTTCTGAGGCTGCCATTGCTGCAAGAGTCTTCGTCAGAAGTTCATCAAGTCCCCAGCCAAGCTGCTCTGCTCCACGCTCAATTACTTCTCTTGAACAGCCTGCTGCAAAGCCCTTGCTCTTATATTTCTTCTTTAATGACTTAAGCTCCATGTCCTTAGTACTCTTTGATGGACGCATAAGTGCCGCTGCCCATATAAGTCCTGTAAGCTCGTCTGCTGCAAAAAGCACTTTTTCCATCTCATGCTCAGGTGCAACATCAACTGTAATTCCATAGCCATGAGAAACTACTCCATGAATTATATCTTCTGATACGCCGCCCTCTCTTAAAAGTTCTGGTGCTTTGATACAATGCTGTTCAGGATAAAGCTCAAAATCAATATCATGAAGAAGCCCTACAATTCCCCAGTACTCTGCATCTTCTCCATAACCAAGTTCATTAGCATACCATTTCATAACAGCTTCAACTGTTAATGCATGCTGGATGTGAAAAGGGTCTATATTGTACTTTTTAAGTAATTCAAATGCATCATTTCTTGAAATATGTTCCATTGTTAGTTCCTCCAATATTGCTGTTAGTTAATTACTATATTTCGTAATCCATGCATGACCTTACTGCTGTGTAAGGTCTTACCTTGCTGTCTGCAACTGCTACATGCTTAGGATGTACGGCATAACCCTTTAAACTTTCCACGCTGTCAAATGTTGTGTCTAACATTACATCTGCTGTAGAACTTGGAAGACACTCTGTTCTTACTTTTACCTCTATAAGTCCTGGAATCTGTCCTGCAAGACCTTCTAGTCCTTTCTTAATACCTGCCTTAACCTGCTCTTTTTCTTCTCCTGCAAGCTCATCCTTTAATTTCCATAAAATAACATGCTTTACCATAATAATTGCTCCTTATCTAAATAAATATTTGTACTTGTTCATCTGACTGTATATGATTAACTCCACCCTTTTTCTTTCTTCCGGTGGATACGTATCTGCATTATTAACTATATCGCTTACATTCTTTTTAGTAAATAGAAATTGCAGATTCTGTCCGTATAAATTTTCGGCCACATCAAGCTGCTCATCAAAATTCTGACTTACGCTCTTGCTCTTAACTTCTGATATCATCTGATATATATCCTGTTCCATTGGATAATCCATTGTTGTATCTGACAGAAGCCCTGCACCATTATCAAACACCGGACAATATTTATAATCACCTTTTCCATTCATCAAGACAGCAATATTATGCATATACCTGTCCTCATTTAGGAAAAATGCGTCTATTGTAAATAGTCTGCATATATACTCACCCCAATTATTAAGACCTGTTATATTCTTTATAGCATTTACAAGAAATTCAAGCCTTTCCTTCACATCACTCATATGCCACAAAACACTTGTAAGACTTTCATTATATACATTTTTAAATAGTCTCTCCAATGTAATTATCTGCCAGTCGCCATCTATAAAAGTTCTGCTCCTGACACCCTTATATATCTGTCTTTTATATTTAATCTGTTCTGGTTCATATAATACATACTCGTCTTCATTAAGATTGGTATACTTTAATAAATGTGATATAACATATTCCGCTAACCCTTCATATCCGGTATAATCAGCTTTATACCATGTACCTTCGTTTTCCCATTTTAACTGGTTTCCCTTAGATGACTGTCTGATATTGGTTTTTATATTCTGTTTAAAAAGTTCAACCATAAACATTCCTCCATCATCTACTTCTCTATTCTTATCCAGAAATCGTCCTCTGCCATACGCCCCTGCGTCTTTTCTATTATCATAAATGTGTCATAAAACGGAAGTCCGATATCCTCCAGCACAAGCTTCATCTTATCTCTTGTTCTTGGAAAACATCTTGACTCAAGAAATTCCTTATAGTCATTGTAATCAGGATTTTCATTAACGCCAAATGCACGAAACATCAGCTTGTCTGTATAATTCTTTATTCTCACAAGCTGCTTTGCGTCATCAACATCTATCAGTGTACAGATGTCATCCTTATACATATAAAACATTCTGACAGGAAATTCTTTCTCCGGTATTATCAGTCTGTTCACATAATCAGGATAATCATTAATCATCTTAGAAAGTAAAACAATTGGACCTGTAATCTTAGCATTTTCTTTTTCCCATCGTTCTATTGTCGGTTTCGATGTTCCTACAAGACTGGCAAATTCTTTCTGTGTCAGTCCAAGATTCTTTCGCAGATTCTTAATATCCTCAGATGTAATATAATCTTTTAATGCAAACATTGTGTCACTTCCTTTCAGTCCTTGATAAATAATGACTTTTCATAACCCAAGTGTACCATGTACACATTTTATTGTAAACAAAAAGTCGTTAAAATGATGGCTTTTATTTGTAATAATCTCATCATTTTAACGACTTTATTCATATAAAACATTTCAATTTCTTAATTATCCAGATTTATTGGTAACTTTAATTCTCTATTAGAATTATATAGCCTCCAGCGCCTGTGCAATATCCGCAATCAGATCCTTCTTATCCTCAAGGCCACATGAGATACGTATAAGTCCTGCTGGAATTCCAGCGGCTTTAAGCTGCTCATCATTCATCTGTCTGTGTGTTGATGTTGCAGGGTTAAGGCAGCATGTTCTCGCATCTGCTACATGAGTTTCGATAGCTGCAAGCTTTAAATTCTTCATAAACTTCTCTGCAGCCTCTCTTCCACCCTTTAACTCGAATGAAACTACTCCGCAGCCACCTTCTGGCATGTACTTCTTAGCTGTCTCATAGTACTTGTTAGAAGGAAGTCCCGGATAATTAACGAATTCAACCTTATCCTGCTTCTCAAGAAATTCTGCAACAGCCTGTCCGTTTTCAACATGTCTTGGCATACGCACATGAAGTGATTCAAGACCAAGATTTAATATAAATGCATTCTGTGGAGACTGTATGCAGCCTAAATCTCTCATAAGCTGTGAAGTACATTTTGTTATAAACGCACCTTCTTTACCGAACTTCTCGGCATATGTAATTCCATGATATGATTCATCAGGTGTGCAGAGTCCAGGGAACTTGTCTGCATGTGCCATCCAGTCAAAATTTCCGCTGTCTACAATAGCTCCACCGACTGCTGCTCCATGTCCGTCCATATATTTAGTTGTTGAATGTGTTACAATATCTGCTCCCCATTCAATTGGTCTGCAATTAACTGGTGTTGGGAATGTATTATCGACGATAAGTGGTACACCGTGTGCATGTGCTGCATTTGCAAACTTCTCAATATCTAATACTGTAAGTGCAGGATTGGCAATTGTCTCACCAAATACTGCTCTTGTGTTGTCCTTGAACGCTGCATTAAGTTCTTCCTCTGTGCAGTCAGGGTCAACAAATGTTGCTTCAATTCCCATCTTCTTCAAAGTAACATCAATAAGGTTAAATGTTCCTCCATATATAGAAGATGATGCTACTATATGGCTTCCAGCTTCGCAAATATTAAATAAAGCGAAGAAATTAGCTGCCTGTCCTGATGAAGTAAGCATTGCTGCACTTCCACCTTCAAGGGCTGCAATCTTAGCTGCCACATAATCATTAGTTGGATTCTGAAGTCTTGTGTAGAAATATCCACTTGCTTCAAGGTCAAAAAGTTTTCCCATATCCTCACTTGTATCATACTTAAATGTAGTAGACTGGATTATAGGAATCTGTCTTGGTTCACCATTTCCAGGAGTATAGCCTGCCTGGACGCATTTTGTGTTAATTGAATAATTATCCATATTTCCCTCCGGCTTTATATGTTTACATGACATGAATTATATCACAAACGCAAAACATATAACAGCACATTTTAATAATCTGGCTACACATTTATTAACATAATATGTTATGATATCAATTATGCTATTATCAGTTTTTAATAATATTGTATAATAATTAAGAGGTTTTATTATGAATAATCAGTCAGCGACTATGAACACAAAAGATAATCCGCTTGGATATAAAAAAGAATCCACTCTGCTTGTTGGTTTTGCAATTCCATGCATTATTTCAATGCTTGTGACAGCGCTTTACAATATTGTCGACCAGATATTTATCGGCCAGGGAATCGGCATGCTTGGAAATGCTGCGACTAATATTGCATTTCCACTTTCAACAACATGTACAGCTATATCGCTTCTTCTCGGTATAGGAAGCGCGACTAATTTCTCGCTGTATCTTGGTGCCGGTGAAAAAAACGAATCTGAAAAATATGCCAGCAATGGTATTGTGCTTATGGCATTGTTTGGAATATTTCTGTTCCTTGTAACCACTATATTCTTAACACCTATGCTTAAATTCTTTGGTGCAACTAAAGATGTACTTCCTTATGCAAAGGCATATACAAGAATCACTGCGTTTGGCTTCCCATTCTTAATTGCAAACACTGGTATGAGCAAGCTTATTCTCGCAGATGGAAGCCCACGATATTCCATGATATCTATGCTTGCTGGTGCCATAGTAAATACTATTCTTGACCCATTGTTTATCTTTGTCTTTAACATGGGAATGACTGGTGCTGCTCTTGCAACAATTACAGGCCAGATAATTTCATTTTCAATCAGTCTGCGTTATATGTTTCATTTTAAGACAATTAAACTTAGCAGGGAAAGTTTTATTGTATCTGCTGCCCACTGTAAGAAAATATTTATTCTTGGAGCAAGTGCCTGCTTTAATCAGATTGCAATGACCGTTGTACAGATTGTTATGAACAATACGCTGTCACACTACGGCGCACAATCAATATACGGTGGAGACATTCCTCTTGCCTGCGCCGGAATTATAACTAAAGTTAATATGATTTTCATGTCATTTGTTATCGGAATATCTCAGGGAACACAGCCTGTTATAGGTTTTAACTATGGTGCAAAGAAGTACGCACGTGTAAGAAAAACTTATCTTCTTTCACTTGGTGCAGCTTCTGCCCTGTCTTTAATCGCATTTGCATGCTTCCAGATATTCCCAAGACAGATTATCAGCATATTTGGAAACGGAAGTGACCTGTACTTTAAATTCTCTGAAAGATATTTCAGAATATATATGTTTCTGACAATTGTTAATGGCATCCAGCCTGTAACTTCCAGTTTCTTTAACTCAATTGGCAAATCACAGCTTGGTGTATTTATGTCGCTTACAAGGCAGATTATTTTCCTGCTGCCACTTATCATTATATTTCCTATATTCATGGGAATTGACGGTGTTATGTATGCCGGACCTATAGCAGACGCTGCCGCTGCTATCGTATGCGGATACTTTACTATAAGAGAATTAAAAGAATTAAAAAAGCTGGAAATCGATTTAACTAAATGTTAAAATATAAGTTATGCGTGTATTCGTATATTTAACGGATTATTTTTAAAAGGATTTTTAACATGGATAATTTTAATGCTCGATATGAGAAAGAACTTGCCTATCAGGAAATTACCTCGAATAAATACACTCTTTACGGTATTCTGCTATTTATAGGAGTTGAATTACTGATATGGATTCTTAATATAATTGGATTTTTTGAACTTGATAACCAGATAATGTCTGCTGTTATAGGTTCATCTATTTACAGTATATAGTTACCGCCAGCCTGCATGATGCCGCAAGAATTGCCCAGCTTACATATCTTAAAGAAACTGATTCTTTAACCAGGCTTTTCAACAAGAATAAATACAACGAAATGGTATCAATGTATTATCCTAATGTAAATAATATTACTGTTATTTTCTGGGATCTTAACAACCTGAAAATTATTAATGACACTTATGGACATGAATATGGTGATAAAGCACTTTCCGCACTAGCTTCTGTATTATACGCCCATTCAGATGAACAATGCCGCCGTGTTTACAGATTTGGTGGTGATGAATTTGTCATGATAATTGATAACCCACATGACGGTGAAGCTGACCGAATAATATCTGCTGTTAAAGATGAACTTATGAAATGCAGTTATGATATTTCAATAGAAATATCAAGTGCTGTCGGTATTGCATCCGGCAACGGAAGTGATATTATTGAAATAGTAAAAAATGCTGACTCAGCAATGTACGCTGACAAACAGCTCTACCACCATCGGTGATTAGGAGATACTATATATGCGTTAATTTATGCCGCCAGCTTAACTGCTGGCGGTTTTTTCTGATTTTTTGATTGTGGATTGCTGTTCATTTCTAATTATTGCAAACCTCACCTTATATGTTAACTTGATGAAAGCCGTTGGCTTGAATTGCCAGCGGCTTTTTGTATTTTCTCTTGAAATATTGACTTCTTGAAAGCGTTTTTCCTATAAGAAAATAAATATATCTCATCTTATAGGCTGATTTTCCCTCTTTCACCGTCTAAAATGTGATTTTGGAGTTGAATTTCCTATAAGATTCCTGATTATAGTTACTTTATAGGTGTATTTTGTGGCTAATATATTAGTCATTATTATTTTAGACCTATAAGGAATTTAAATTTGCGACTACTGATAGGTATCATGTGTTTTCAATCAACAGGCTTAATATATCTTCTCTGCAATCTGTTCCGTACTATATTCAACACCTATATCCATATTTGTTAAAATCTGTTTGTGTATTGCTGATAAATCTGATCTATTCATGTTTTTTGAATCTGCTGATTTTCTGCTGATTCTGCTGATTTTATACCTCTATAATCATATCATGGTTATAGACAAGAAATAAATTTATCTCCATAATCCTCCATGTCTTAAATTGTTCTTCGAGTTTCTTTCGAGTTTTTTCAAAAATCAACTCGAAAGAAAACTCGAAACACTAAGTCCGCTAAACCATTGTCATCCATACGATGCCCTATTGTCTATTTTTATATGCCCTTCTAAATATCCGCATCAAACCGAAAAAGGGTGATGCCCGAAAGCACCACCCTGTAGACTATATATCTATTCTCCTCTACTTGTAATCAATTATTATTTCTGCCAAGAATCTTAGACATTCCTGTTGCCACAAAAAGATATACAACCATATTAACTACTGATTTAAGAAGAAGTCCTGGTGCCGAAGCTAATCCTGCTGCAAAGCTGCCTGCTATTATTGCACCAAATACAACATATCCTAATGTCATGAAAAGTAATGTAACAACTGCACCAACAATTCCTTTTACTGAAATAACCTTACATCTGTCAAACTTACTTTTCATATTGCCAAATATTGCACATGCTATTATTGGCATGATTGTCTTTATTATAAGTGTTGGAACTGCCCATACTGCAAATCCAGTTAATATATCTGCCATCGCAGAACCAATTCCTCCTGCGAGTGCACCAACAACTGGTCCGAAGAAAAATGCACATATAAGTATTACGCTGTCTCCCAAATGTGCATATCCCAAAGGAATAGGAATCTGTACCACCATTGTTGCAACACATGTAAGTGCCATAAATACTGCTGTTATACACATCTGTGTTACAGTAATATGAAATCCTTCTTTCTTAATCCCCTGCTGTTCTAACTGTGTCTGTTGTGCTTCCATTTTATCTGCCTCCTATATCAACATACTTTAATTGCACATAAGAATAACAGATAAAGTGACATGTGTACATTGTCATTTTGAGTTAAATTTATATGGTCAGATTAAGTTATTATTACCCTTATTTACATAATAACATCTGGTTCCATATATTGTTTTTGTTTTATTCAACCCACTATGTACAATTGTTTTACTAAAATTATATCTTGCCATATTTATTATCCCTCAGTTAATCTTATTCTCAAAATCCTGTAACTCATGAAAAATCCCATCTATATAAACAGTTGTATCTTCCACTCTATACAACATAAAATATCTATGGAATTTAAAGGATATCCTTCTATATCCTAAACTTCTCAATTTTTCGTTATCACATAATTTTAAACTTCCTGCGACCTCTGCTAATATATCTTTAGTATATTCAAAATCATCAAGCAGACTTCCTGCTGCCTGCTGATTCTTTTTTTCATATAAGATGTATTCAATATACTCTTGCATATTTTCTTTAGCATCATTAGTAACAACCACTTTATATGCCATACTTTGTCCTCATATCTGCAACAAAATCACCTGCTTCTGAATATTCTCCATTCTTTGACTGATCTCTTGACTTTGCTAATCTGTCAAGAACTTCCTTTTCCGAAATAGCAATGTAAGGATTAGCTGCCACTTTCTTTATCTCAAATGGAAATCCATTATTAGCAACTGCCTGTGTTAAAAACATTCTTATAGCCGTTGTAGTATCTGTTCCTAATTCTCTAAATAAATTATCTGATTTAATCTTCAAATCGTCATCCACTCTTACTTGAATCGTACTTGACATAAAAACACCTCCATATTCATATAGCATACTATCTTAATGCTATATCATTACAAATGTAATATATCATAATACATTATATTTTTCAAATATTTATGCTATAATAAACAGACATATTACGCACCACAAACAAGGAGTCACATTTTATGAAACCCAAATCAGATTTAAGCAGACAATTATATGAATTAATGCTGCAAAGAGGTTATGAGGAAAATTTCTGTGATATTGTCACTAAGAATCTCAATACTGATTTCACTGCCAGCCGCATGATTGGTTATCTCTATCATTATGACCACCCTCCTGTTGAGGAGATAGCTGATGAAATGATTTCCATTCTAAGCGACAGAAACCGTATCATGCAGAAAAAAGAGCTTGAAGAAACTAATGCCAGGTGGAACGATTTTCTGCTCCACGGCTTTAACGACGAATAAGAGGAAGAATAGACTGAATCTATTCTCCCTCTTCTTTCTTAATCAATTCATCCATAAGCTCTTTATAATCTGAGGCTTCAAGCGGAAGTTCTACTTTTATGCCTTTGCATGCTGAATAATAAGCACTGGCACACAACATGAGAGAATTAATTCCCTCACTGCCCTTAACTGTCAGATAAGACTCATCACCTTTAAGCACCGCATTTGCAAAGTTTTCAAATAACTGTGCATATGGCTCAGATGCCTTCTCGAACTGTATAGTTTCCTCTGCAAATGTCATATTCTGCCTTGAGTTGACTTCTTCGTTCTTGATATACTCACATACATCTCTGTGTCTTGTAATGGTGAGCGTGTCGTCTTCCAGAAGAATTCTTGCCTTCGTTCCTATAATCTCAAGTCGCTCTTCGTGGCAGGCTTCGCCTGTGGATAGTATAAATGTGCCTGTCTTTCCATTGTCGTATTCCATAACGATAGTAGCCTCATCATCTACTATAAAGTCGTTGTATTTTCCAAATGGAATCGCTGCAAAAAGTTTCTGTGGCATTCCAAACAGGTACTGATACATGTCAAGAATATGCTGTCCCTGATTGATTAGTGCTCCACCGCCTTCACCTGCAAAGCTGCTTCTCCATGAGCCAGATTTATGATAGTATGAGGTTCTTAAATATCGTGAATTAATAAGACATACCCGCTTTATATCTCCTAATTCACCATTGTCTATCATCTGCTTAATCCTGATGTATTTAGGGTAAAGCCTCTGGTGAAATATCATTCCATATATTCTGCCACTTTCACTGGCAGCCTTCTGCATTGCAAGTGCCTCGCCAATATCTGCCGCAGCCGGCTTGTCACATAACACTGCTTTTCCCTTTGCAAATGCTTTCAAAGCCAGTTCTTTATGAGTTTTATGAGGAGTTGCTATAATAACTGCATCATAACATGATTCTCCTGTCTCAAATAATTCTTCTGCACTCCTGAATATCCTTGCATTATCACCATCAGTATTAACAAGTGATTCGCCCCATTCAATAAGTTCATCTCTTCTTATAACCACAGCTGATAATTTCATATGCGGAACTTCTCCCGCTGTTATCATTCTGGCATATTTCTTTCCAACACTTCCTACACCTATAAGTGCCACCTTTAACAATTCTTTCTGCATACCATGTACCCCGTTTCATTATATTAACTATGCACCACTTCTCCTGTTTCCACAGCCTTCTTCAGTAAGATGGCGGCATACGCATCTGCAAGGGCATCCTCCATACTATATGGTGCAGACGCATTTCCTCTGCTATACTCTGCCGTATTCTTCATCATCACTGCGATTGCTGTTTCATCTTCTGACAGACCACACAATCCAAATTCCGGCTCATATATAATCTTATTATTAAATGAAATTTTCTTAATTTCACGAATCTTCTCAAAATTAGGATTAGAGTTTCCTGTATTAATCACATGGGAATCCGTTATGATTCTGCCAGTCTGACCTTCATTATTCTCATCAAGATAATATACACATTCATCAATAAGTTCGCCTCTTACACCCTGAACTTTAAGCGTATTCTTTCTGATTGGTGACCTGTACTGCTCCGAATCAAAATCATACCATGCCACTTTCCCGCTTTCGAATTCAAATGTGGCAACGCATCTTTTCTTTCCTGCAATCCTGCCATCAGTGAACTTATCATATCTTGTAAGGGTCTGTGTTGTAGGAAACTCATATGTCTTAGCTGAAACTACATATTTCTCTCCCGGCTTAACACCAAGAAATGCTCTTATAAGACTTATTCCATGATATTCATGCGCCAGTGACACATTTGCACAGCTGACATCACCAATAATTCCTTCATTAATAAGCTTTAATGATGCTTTAATATTAGGATACTCCCTGTACTGTTCAGCAACCACCTGTTTTTTTCCACATTTGTAATAAGAATACAGTTTATTAAGCGAATCCATATCAAGTGCCGCCGGAGTCTCTGATAAAACAGTTATTCCACGGTCAAGCCATTCCATTGAAACATCACATATGGCGTCCTTCTTAACAGCCACAACTGCAAAATCAGGTTTATATGCCACGCATTCTTCTATAGATGTAGTTGTGTGTATCTGATACTGACCGGCAATTAAGTCCGCTTTCTCCTGCGTCCTGCAATACATCGCATCAATACAGAATATTTCAGGCAGAGCCTTTGCTACGCGTACATAATATAAGGCCCGCCAGCCTGAGCCGATTATAATAAAATGATATTTAGATCTCAATATACACCTCTCCCTTAACCCTTCTGTCATATATCTCACCAAGCCACCTCATAATAATCCCCTTTGGCTTTTCAAAAGGTGTCCTGTGACTCAGCATGAATTTCTCCGCTTTAATGTTCTGTAATACATTTATTTCATCTTTTAATATGCCTGCATTGTATAAGTTATGTCCGCATTTCTGCATAGAGTACAATGCATCTCCAAGAAAGCACCACTCGTCATTAACTTCCAACGCAACACAGCCCTTTGCATGGCTTGACGGCAGTGGAAATATATGAAGTCTTGCTTCCCCGTCCTGAATATAAATGTCATCTTCTACGACTGTTCCCATGCCAGTGTGCCTATGGGTATACTTTCCCTGATACACCTCATCAACGCCCATACCCGGAAGATTACCGATATGATCTTCGTGAAAATGTGACAATATAACATTAACATTTCTTCCATCACGGAATTGTTCTATTACCTGTGGAATATCAGGGTGGTTGCCGACATCATACAGCCACAGTGCTTCCCTTCCCTGTATCATCACCACATTTGCAGATAGTGGATTCTCTGTTGGGGATATATACGATATTAAATTATTTAGTCTGATAATGTTACATTCATCCATTCTTTACTCCAAAAACTCCACATGCCCGTCCTCAAGATGGTACACAGCCCCGATAACCTCAAGACCCTTTTCCTCAAGCAGCTTCATATCTGTATTATCCTCTATCACCTTGACACTATGCTTTACATTAAGACATGTTGCAATATACTCATCTTTCTCTTCCTTAATAGCTTCCCTGATATCGTCAGTTATATACTTGATATGTCCGTCGGGGTCATGCTTTATTGCCGCCTCAACTGCACCGCAATGGTTATGTCCAAGTACAACCACCAGCTTACAGTCAAGATGGTCTGCTGCATATTCAATACTTCCAAGCTGATGCGAATCCACTACATTTCCTGCCACGCGGATAACAAAAAGTTCCCCTATTCCCGCTGAGAATATTGCTTCCGGTACCTGTCTGGAATCCGAACAGCACAGAACAATCGCATATGGATGCTGACCATTCTTTAATGTATCCACGC is a genomic window of [Eubacterium] eligens ATCC 27750 containing:
- a CDS encoding carbonic anhydrase, whose translation is MSIPAHEAKSRLIEGNKRFINATSNPGDVSLERRVDTLKNGQHPYAIVLCCSDSRQVPEAIFSAGIGELFVIRVAGNVVDSHQLGSIEYAADHLDCKLVVVLGHNHCGAVEAAIKHDPDGHIKYITDDIREAIKEEKDEYIATCLNVKHSVKVIEDNTDMKLLEEKGLEVIGAVYHLEDGHVEFLE
- a CDS encoding Gfo/Idh/MocA family protein, whose translation is MRSKYHFIIIGSGWRALYYVRVAKALPEIFCIDAMYCRTQEKADLIAGQYQIHTTTSIEECVAYKPDFAVVAVKKDAICDVSMEWLDRGITVLSETPAALDMDSLNKLYSYYKCGKKQVVAEQYREYPNIKASLKLINEGIIGDVSCANVSLAHEYHGISLIRAFLGVKPGEKYVVSAKTYEFPTTQTLTRYDKFTDGRIAGKKRCVATFEFESGKVAWYDFDSEQYRSPIRKNTLKVQGVRGELIDECVYYLDENNEGQTGRIITDSHVINTGNSNPNFEKIREIKKISFNNKIIYEPEFGLCGLSEDETAIAVMMKNTAEYSRGNASAPYSMEDALADAYAAILLKKAVETGEVVHS
- a CDS encoding MBL fold metallo-hydrolase, whose product is MDECNIIRLNNLISYISPTENPLSANVVMIQGREALWLYDVGNHPDIPQVIEQFRDGRNVNVILSHFHEDHIGNLPGMGVDEVYQGKYTHRHTGMGTVVEDDIYIQDGEARLHIFPLPSSHAKGCVALEVNDEWCFLGDALYSMQKCGHNLYNAGILKDEINVLQNIKAEKFMLSHRTPFEKPKGIIMRWLGEIYDRRVKGEVYIEI